The genomic segment TGTTTGGTTGGATGGACCGTTCATGGAGGATACTCGTTACTTAAAATATGTCTTGTTAGAATTAAGAGCGTGGGAGCAGGACATGTTGAAAAAGTCGTCATGGCTTCATCGAACCACAAAGTCAACACAGGTACGCCTACAAGCGCTGATTCCTGAAAAAGCCCACCAGGCGCTTACCGATGCAGTCCGCACGATGACTGAAACGTGTTTAACAGGATCAAAATGGACGACAAAGCCTAAAGACACATTATCATGGTCATTAGAACAGAAGGATCAGAAGGCGAGTGAGGTGTTGCGTCAGTATAAAAAATCAGCTGCCATTGAAGGTGCTGGTACTGGAGCTGGTGGCATTCTTTTAGGACTTGCCGATTTTCCCTTGCTGTTAGGCATAAAAATGAAGTGTCTCTTTGAAATGGTTTCCTGGTACGGCTTAGATACACGTTTGTACGAAGAGCGGCTGTTTATTTTGCATTTATTTCAGCTGGCGTTTTCCAGCGATTCGTATCGAAAACAGCTTTTTCCGGTCGTTAAGCATTGGAATCAGCATAAAGAGCGGCTTAAAGAAACTGATTGGCGAGCTTTTCAGCAGGAATATAGGGATCATATTGACCTCGTGAAAATGATGCAAATGCTTCCTGGCGTCGGTGCAATTGTAGGCGCATATGCCAATTACAACTTGTTAGATGTCCTCGGAAAAACAACGGTGAACGGCTGTCGTTTTCGCATACTTGCTCAAGAAAAGTTTTCAGAGGAGTAAAGGGTTCAGTCATTGTTACCAACCTTGACAAGTATTGGGTTAACTTGTTTCACCAATGAGGAGATATGTAAAAAGTCGTTGTTAAGAGGAAAAGCCCTGCTATGACTCGTGCCTGGCACAAATGACAAACCCCTAAACCGTTTTTGGCTTAGGGGCGTTGTCATTTTCTGTTTCAGGATCTATTAGGAAGCAGCAGCCAACGCCGACCAAGGCTAGACCAGTGAGTGTAAAAAAAAGCCCTTGCTTTGATACGTTCATTAGCACTGCTGTGATCGGTGGAGCTGCAGCTACGCCGATGAAACGAATGGACGAAAAGATGGCTGTCATCATGCCACGCTCATTTTTATCGATGCCTTCTGTAATAAAAG from the Litoribacterium kuwaitense genome contains:
- a CDS encoding EcsC family protein, which encodes MEDTRYLKYVLLELRAWEQDMLKKSSWLHRTTKSTQVRLQALIPEKAHQALTDAVRTMTETCLTGSKWTTKPKDTLSWSLEQKDQKASEVLRQYKKSAAIEGAGTGAGGILLGLADFPLLLGIKMKCLFEMVSWYGLDTRLYEERLFILHLFQLAFSSDSYRKQLFPVVKHWNQHKERLKETDWRAFQQEYRDHIDLVKMMQMLPGVGAIVGAYANYNLLDVLGKTTVNGCRFRILAQEKFSEE